The nucleotide window CCCGTTTTGCCCGAACTCGAACTCGTCGGTGCAGAGCGAAGGGTCGATGCCGTCCATCAAATGGCGCGTCGTATGGAAGTCGGGGTGCGGTGAAATGCCCAGCGACTGGGCATAATCGACCGCGCAGTAGACGAGCTTGGCAAAGCGCTCCGGCGCAATCGCTCGCTGCGGACGCCCGTGGGACGTCAGCTTGTCGAGCATGGCCTTATATTCGGCCTCGCCGACATCCCTCCAAAATGCATCCTTGACGCCCAGGCAAAACACGTCTACCAGATAAATGCCCACCACCAGGCGTCCGCCCGGAGCGCGCCGGGCAATGAGTAAACTGCCGATGCCCACGTCCCAAAGCTGTTCTGGCTCGAGCGTGACGACAAGGGGCCATGAGGCGGCTGAAAGCAAGCGTACGGCCGGGTTATTTGAGGTGGCGCGGGCCACTTGCCGGCGTTTTTCGTCGCGTTTCGACTTGTGCTTGGCAGCACGCTTTTGTTCCCGCGATCCATGCCGCTTTGACATAGACGACTCCTTTCTTGGTTCTTGTTCTGCCGAGATCCTTTTCTGCAAACGCCCCGAGCTATTTTATGCAACCACCCGCCAAGTTGCTATACTGCACGCAATCGTCGGTGGCTGGGGCAGAAGCTGGCCGAGATCGATCCGGCCCCTGCAATACGCGCCGCCGGCCAGCGATGCCCCGGTGGTGGCGCTACCGGGGCATCACTGAGAATCAGGCCAGTCCGAGCAGTGCCAGCAGCTCGTCCTGGCAGCGGTAGTCGCCGATGATCAGGTCGGCCCCCGCCCGCAGTAGCCGCTGGCGCTTCCAGGCGTTGACGCCCGACCGCGTCTCTTCTTCGCTGGCCACGCCCACCGCCACCCCGCCCACGCGGCGCGTTTCTTCGATTTCGACGTAGCCGTCGCCAAAGGCCAGCAATTCGTCGCCGCTGACTCCCATTTCGGCAATCATCCGCTCGATAATCAGGGCCTTGGAAAACGCCAGATGGTTATCGAGCGCCCCGTATACGCGCGGGCCGAAAAAATGTTCGAGCTTGAGCGACCGCAACTCGCCTTCGACATATTTCAAGTCCGTGCCGGAGGCCAGCCACAGCGTCAAGCCGCGCTGGCTCAGCCGCTCGAGCAGCCGGTGCGTGCCCGGCACGGTCAGATCCTCCGGGTCAATGGCGCCCGATTTCAGCCCGGCCACGCGACCGCCAATTTGCGCCCACAGCAGATCGTGGTATTGGTGCTTGTATTCCAGCGGGGGCCGCGGCCGGCCGCCACGCAATTCGACCTCTTCGGCCAACTGCATCATCTGGTAGATCGTCTGCTTGCCGTTGAGCCGCATCACGTACTCTTCGACGTGAGCGTGCAGCTCCTCGCGGGTTTCGACGGTCTCGGTGCTCGCCAGCACGTCGACCATCATCGGAATCATGACGTTCTGCCAGTTGCGGCGGATCAACGACAGTGTGCCGTCGAAATCGAACAGCACGGCGCGAAACCGCCCACGAACAAAGTCGGGGCGCTTTAGCTCGACGGAGCCGGTGGAAATCGGCACGACGCGATCAGGCGGCAACATTCCGCGAAAAGAAGCTCCAAAAGTCATGTTCGCCGCCCCTGACCACCATCACATAGGCGTTGCTGTCGTCGGCCCACACCGCCACGGTCACTCCCGCCGTGCCATGAGGAACGGGCCTCAGCGGCAGATCGTTGAGCTTCGGACCCCAGAACGACCGCAATGCCACGACGTACAGCGTGCCTTGCACGCGGCGTCGGCCAGACAACTCGTAGGCCACGCCGTCGCGATTCAAGAAAGTGGCCTCGCGCCAACCGCGAATGGCGTTTGCCGCCAGGCCGGGAAGCAAAGTGGGAAACTCGCCGGAGGCCAGCGGTGCGCGGTGGTCGTCGTCTTGGTACAACGTTCTGGCCTCGGCCTGCACCTCCGCTACCTCGACCGAGCCGCGAGATGTCCACAGCGTCGCGGCGACGAGCAGACCGGCAGCCATCGACAATCCCACACCCGCCACCAGCGACCATCGCCGGCGGGCCCGTCTGCCGGGTCGCTGCTCGCGGCTCGCTATTTCGACGGCATCGGCGCTTGCTTCGGGAACAGCCACGTAGGTCGCCGGTCCGATGGGCGAGGTAGGAAGGTTGGCAAGGATGCGATCGGCCAGCCCCTCCGGCACGGGCAATTTCTGAGTGGCCGCCATGATGGCGCGGTCGACTCGCTGGACCGATCGCCTCAGTTCCGCCACGCGCGCCGGCGGCTCGCTCTCCAAGATTGACGCCACCTCGGCGAGCAACGCGTCGTCACTGTCGGGACGGCAAACCTCGATCGCCAAGATCGCATCGCTGGACAGATTGTGTTTGGGGTGCATAAACCTACTCGGCCCTGGCGGCTAACGACACGGGTATTTCGTCCGGTTCCGTGAGTTTTGCCCGCAACCGTGCTTTGGCCCGTGCCAACCGGCTCATCACGGTTCCCGCCGGCAGCCCGAGCCGCTCGGCGATCTCGCGGTAAGAGCATTCTTCGAAGTAGAACATCAGCACGACGATCTTGAAGTCATCCGGCAGTTCATCGATGGCCTGCTGCAAACGTTCCGGATCGACGACCAGCTCGGTAGGGACTTCCTCCGCAACGGCATCGAGGTCGACATCGAACCCGCTGGCCGACAGCGGCAATCGCTTGCTTCGGAATTTGGCATAGTTGTGGCGTAGGATGGTAAACAACCAGCCCCGCGCATGTTCCGCTTGGCGGAGTTGCGCCAGATTCACATGCGCGGCCAGAAACGTCTGCTGCGTCAGGTCTTCGGCATCGCAGACCGCACCGGTCAGTCGGAAAGCATAGCGATAAACCGAGGCATGGTGTTCGGCCACGAGTTGACCGATATCCACGGTTGGCATTCTTTCCGTCATAGGCCGCCTATATCAATAAGAGTCATCCGCGGACCGATTTATTCCCGCGCCGGAGAAAAACCCCGGATTTCTTCCCCGGACGTATTGTATCGCTTGGGGCGTTGGAGCGCAACTGGCCTTTCGCACGAGTTGGGAGCATAAAACCGGGATATACTTCACGCGGCCGAGAATGAGGCATTTGGCCGACAACTGATGGTGGCTGGGGCAGAGGCTGGCTAGGGCTAGGTTGCGGTTGAGAGTGCCTAAAAGCGCTGCGGCCAGCCGATGCCCCGGTAGCGCCACCGTAAAGCTTCGCCGAACCCGGTACGCAGGTGCCGTACACCAACCCGAAGCGCTAGCGAGGAACGTGAAAAAGGCGACAAAACCTCGCTTGCGCTTCGGGTTAGTGTGAAATGGGAACGGGTTCGGCGAAGCTTTACGCGCCACCCACCGGGGCATCGCTGGCCGGCAGGACGTGTTCGTGATTCCCCAGTCGAACTCGGCCAGCTTTTTTTCCCAAGCCACCGAAAATGTTTCGTTTCTGCCCGCGAAAGGATGACGTCCGGAACGAGCGGTCAGTGCGCGGCGGCGCCGGTCTGGAACTTATACACGACCGCTTCCAGCGGCACGCCCCACTTGCTCTGGAAGTTGTTGTGGCTCACGCTGTTCAGCCCAAGCTGGTAGCCGTGCTCCGGTTCCAACGAGACGGGCAGAGTACACGTCAAACCGTCGTCCGACCAGCTCGCCGTTTTCCCGACGGGAATCTTGGGAAACTCTGCCCCACCGCCGGTCCACGACATTCCTTCGCCCATCGGCACGCTGAAGGTGACACGAAGCGACGCCGTAGTCGGCTCGACGTCGTTGGAACCGTTTGGCGGATCGAGCGAAACGATGGCCGGCACGCGCACCCGCCGCTCGACCTCCTCCGTCGCGCCTTTCGTGCTGAAGTAGATGGCCGCCGCCGCGGCCGCCGCGCCCCCTTTGCGGCGGAAGTTCTGATGACTGGAAGAATTGATGCCCAAACGATAGAAGGCGCCTGCTTCCAGCTTGACCGGCAAGACGCACGTTCGTTTGTCGGCCCAGCGGGCTTGCCGGCTCTTGTCAACCGGTGGAAACAGCGGCGGTCCGCCGGTCCAGCTCATGCCTTGCTCCATGTCTCGATCAAAAGTGACGGAAATCTCCTTCAACGCGGGATCGACTCCCGTCGCGCCCTGCGGCGGAGATGACTTCACCATGCGCGGATGGGCATCCTTGGGCTTCGCGTTGTCGGCCGGCGCGGCGGCTTCCTGAGCGATCGCAGCCGGACGGTCGCCGGCGCCGGGCGCCATCGGCAGCAGCAAAACGGCGGTGGCAACGATCGCCAGACGGCTCGGCCAACCAAAGCGGCGTTTCAGCGGATGGTAGTTCATGATCTCCTCCAATCGGTGTTGCAGGTTTGTGCCCACTTCGAAAATTCCCACCAAGCTGCCCGACACAAGCGATCGCCCGCGTAACATCGTCAACATACGGACGATCGCTTCGCCGTATGGTTCCGGGGCAATCCCTTCCCGCCGCAGCACGGCTTCGTCGCACGCGCACTCGCGCTGGTGCCGAAGCTGGCCGTTGGCCCACCACAGAAAGGGATGAAACCAAAACAGGCCCTGGGCGATCGTTTGCAACCAGCCCAGCCACGTGTCGCCGCGCTGCCAATGCACCAGTTCGTGGGCCAGTACCGCCCGCAACTCCACGTCGGTCCATCGGGCGAGCAGCCCTTGCGGCAAGACGATCGTTGGGCGGATGACGCCGAACAGGAAGGGACTCGTCACCATGTCGGCCGCCACAACGTCGGGAACCCGCCGCAGGCCAAGATCGATCGCTATTCGCTCCAAAGCAATCCGCAACGGGCCTTCATCGACGGTCGGAAAACTTCGCACGGCGCGGACGAGCCGCGCGTACCGGCCCACGACGAAGGCCCAGAACAACAGGCAACCCGCGGCCCATAAGCCAAACAGCAGAGGCAGCGACGAGCGAGCATGGCCGGTAATGCGCGGGCCTTGCTGGAACTTCGGCGCGCTTCGAGATTTGTTTTCGAGCGAGCCACTCGACTCCGCGAGGTCGGGCAACGGCGAGCGCCCTTGGACGTCCCAAGCAGGGAGGCCGATTGCGTCGCGCAACGGGCCGACGCCCCACCGCCCGACGCTCACGGGCGTCGCCAGACCGGGCGGCAAAAAGACCTTGGCCAGCACCAGCAGCCAGAGCGCGTGGCGCAGCCGCGGCGACGCCGATCGCAGCAGCCACGTCAAGGCGGCAACCAACGCGACCAGCAGGGCCAACTGCCAACTCGCCGCCACGATCCATACCCACCAGTGCCGCAGAACAGGATCGAACATGGTCACCTCGGTCTTTCCTGGCCGCGTTTCGTGCCCGGTAGACTTCGTTTCTCGTCGAGCCGGCGCTTGAGCTCGCGGATTTCGACGTCGGAGAGATCGGCCTCGTCGATGAAATGGGCCAGCACCGGCGACAACGCCTCGCTGGCCAGTTTTTGGAACACGCCGCGCACCTCCTGGCGGGTCATGGCTTCTCGATCGACGGCCGGCCGATAGAGATACGAATTTCCCACCTGATCGTAGGCCAGCGCCTCCTTGGCGACGAGACGGGAGAGGAGCGTCTTGACGGTCTTGTAGGCCCAGCCGCGCCGCTTTGGCAGCGCGGCGTAGAGGTCGCGGGCGGCCATCGGCCCGCGCTCCCAAAAGAGCTTCATCACTTCCCATTCCGCGGCCGAGAGGGCGACCGGCGGTTTTTCGCGCGAGGACACCGGACGCTCCGGAATCGTGGTTGTGGACTACATCAGCACGTCATTAGACTACGACAGTAATCCATTGTCAATAGCGCAGGGCAATTGCCCTCGTGATCCGGTGAAGAAACGGGCCTGCGCGGCAGATCCGCAGGGTGGGACCAGCGAGCTTGCGAGCGCCGGCCCACCCTACGAGTTCATGCACGATCTGCTTGAAGGACGAACCCGAGATCACGGCGCGGCGACCGCTTCGCCGCCGGCGCGGCTGCCCAGGGCCCACCAGATGGGCAAGCTGATGCCGTCGGTCACGAACTGCACGTGGCCGTCGCAGGAAAGCGCGTTCACGCCGCCCGGATGATTGCTGTGAGTGGTCACGTTGTGCGAATCGAGGTTCCAGACGCTCGGCCCCAGCTTGCTGAGCGTCCCGCCGCCGCGGCAGTCGATATTCGGGTCGTTCGGCGCGCGAATGTGGTTGTACATTGTGTGCCCGGGAGCGCCGAAAATCCATTTGCAGCCGCGCCCCTGTTCGAGCTGGCCGCCTGGCGCGCACTGGCCGGGATAGCTCGTCAGCTCCGGCGCGCTCCAGGCGTTGTTGTTGCCGGTGGTCAGCACGAAACCCTTCGTCGGCTTCCCGTCCCACACGCCCTTTGGGTTTTCGCCCATACCGGCCACCGAGATCACGGTCTCGCCGATGCAGATGGTGTTGCTGCTGCCGTCGAGCACGTCTTTGATGCCGATCGTCGAATTCTCGAAGAACACGCCCGTCACCGGCACGCCGCCCGGATTGAGCGTCGACACCGGAAAGGTCGTGCCGGTATTGAGAGGATAGTTGTGGACCTCGAAGCCGGGCATGGGGGTGGTGTGCTGATCGCTGGCGCAGAGCAGCACCGGCAACTGCTCCAGGCAGGCGGCCGCGTTCACGCCGGGCCACACCGGGTCGGGCGAGTCGGCGTTGGCCAGCAGGTTGAACATTTGCCGCACGTTCGCCTGCTCCAGGTAGGGCAGCAGAAAGACATAGGTCGAATAGCAGCGCCCTTGGTTGGGAATCGTCTCGCACCGCAACCGGCCCGGCGGAAAGGAGCCGACGGCCGAATGATAGTTTTGCAAGGCCAAGCCGATCTGCTTGAGGTGATTGTTGCAGTCGGCGCGGCGGGCGGCTTCGCGGGCGGCCTGCACCGCCGGCAGCAACAGCGCCACCAGCAAACCGATAATGGCGATCACCACGAGCAACTCGACCAGCGTGAAGGCCCGGCGGCGTGACATGGCTTGGTTTCCTGCGAGGGTCGAAAAAATCCGGTCCGAACCGTTATATACGTTCGGATATAGCGGTTCGTCAAGTGGCCCGTTGCATTCTCGACTCTGGGAATCGAAAATCCAAAATCCAAAATCCAAAATCGCAACGGTCGGTCTGGAGGTTTCCGTGCAAAACGCCCCCGCGTGGGAAAACGACTGGTCGATACGGCTGCGGATTTGGGTGGAGCGCAACGGCGAGGCGCTGTTGGGTCCGGGGCGGCTGGAATTGCTGGAAGCCATCGACCGCTGCCAAAGCATCAGCGGCGCCGCCCGGCAGGTGGGCATTTCGTACCGGCACGCCTGGCTGCTGGTGCAAGGCATCAACCGCGCCGCCGGCAAACCGCTGGTCACCAGCGCCGTGGGGGGCCAGCGAGGCGGCGGCGCGCGGCTGACCGAGCTGGGCAAGCACGCCGTGGCCAGTTTCTGCCAGCTTCAGCAGGAGATGCATACGGCGGCGGCGCAAATTCTGCCCCGCGTTCTCGACCTCGGCCAGCGCACCGCCGCCGTCCACGTCGCCGCGGCCATCAGCCTGGAACAAGTTTTGGGGCAATTGCTGGCCGACCACGTTCTGCGGCAACCCGCGGTGCGTGTTCGGGCGATTTACGGCGCTTCCAACGAGCTGGCCGACCATACCTTGGCCGGCGCGCCGTGCGATCTTTTCATCTCGGCCGACGCCGCGCAAGTCGAGCGGTTGCGGCGAGCGGGCTTGTGCCAGGCCAACGCCCCGCGTGTGCTGGCCCGCAACGGTCTGGCAATCGTCGCCCCGGCCGACGCAACCATCGCCTTGCGGCATCCCAAAGACCTGCTGCGTGCCGACGTGGGCCGCGTCGCTCTGGCCGATCCCGAATCGCCGCTGGGCAGCTACACGCGCGACTACCTGACGCAGCTCGGCCTCGGCGAGGGCCTGCGCGACCGGCTGGTGACGGCCGACAGTTCGGGCGGCGTGCTGGCCACGTTGGAGTCCGGCGGAGCGGAGGTGGGCCTGGTCTACACCAGCGACGCGGCGCGGTCGAATCGCAT belongs to Pirellulales bacterium and includes:
- a CDS encoding DUF1559 domain-containing protein, yielding MSRRRAFTLVELLVVIAIIGLLVALLLPAVQAAREAARRADCNNHLKQIGLALQNYHSAVGSFPPGRLRCETIPNQGRCYSTYVFLLPYLEQANVRQMFNLLANADSPDPVWPGVNAAACLEQLPVLLCASDQHTTPMPGFEVHNYPLNTGTTFPVSTLNPGGVPVTGVFFENSTIGIKDVLDGSSNTICIGETVISVAGMGENPKGVWDGKPTKGFVLTTGNNNAWSAPELTSYPGQCAPGGQLEQGRGCKWIFGAPGHTMYNHIRAPNDPNIDCRGGGTLSKLGPSVWNLDSHNVTTHSNHPGGVNALSCDGHVQFVTDGISLPIWWALGSRAGGEAVAAP
- a CDS encoding sigma-70 family RNA polymerase sigma factor; its protein translation is MPTVDIGQLVAEHHASVYRYAFRLTGAVCDAEDLTQQTFLAAHVNLAQLRQAEHARGWLFTILRHNYAKFRSKRLPLSASGFDVDLDAVAEEVPTELVVDPERLQQAIDELPDDFKIVVLMFYFEECSYREIAERLGLPAGTVMSRLARAKARLRAKLTEPDEIPVSLAARAE
- a CDS encoding HAD family hydrolase, whose product is MLPPDRVVPISTGSVELKRPDFVRGRFRAVLFDFDGTLSLIRRNWQNVMIPMMVDVLASTETVETREELHAHVEEYVMRLNGKQTIYQMMQLAEEVELRGGRPRPPLEYKHQYHDLLWAQIGGRVAGLKSGAIDPEDLTVPGTHRLLERLSQRGLTLWLASGTDLKYVEGELRSLKLEHFFGPRVYGALDNHLAFSKALIIERMIAEMGVSGDELLAFGDGYVEIEETRRVGGVAVGVASEEETRSGVNAWKRQRLLRAGADLIIGDYRCQDELLALLGLA
- the modA gene encoding molybdate ABC transporter substrate-binding protein; translated protein: MQNAPAWENDWSIRLRIWVERNGEALLGPGRLELLEAIDRCQSISGAARQVGISYRHAWLLVQGINRAAGKPLVTSAVGGQRGGGARLTELGKHAVASFCQLQQEMHTAAAQILPRVLDLGQRTAAVHVAAAISLEQVLGQLLADHVLRQPAVRVRAIYGASNELADHTLAGAPCDLFISADAAQVERLRRAGLCQANAPRVLARNGLAIVAPADATIALRHPKDLLRADVGRVALADPESPLGSYTRDYLTQLGLGEGLRDRLVTADSSGGVLATLESGGAEVGLVYTSDAARSNRIRVLSQPRSEAVVAEYWAVVPENAASAGPARRLLDFLQSPAARRRFRSFGFHPVKSTSRTA
- a CDS encoding M56 family metallopeptidase, producing the protein MFDPVLRHWWVWIVAASWQLALLVALVAALTWLLRSASPRLRHALWLLVLAKVFLPPGLATPVSVGRWGVGPLRDAIGLPAWDVQGRSPLPDLAESSGSLENKSRSAPKFQQGPRITGHARSSLPLLFGLWAAGCLLFWAFVVGRYARLVRAVRSFPTVDEGPLRIALERIAIDLGLRRVPDVVAADMVTSPFLFGVIRPTIVLPQGLLARWTDVELRAVLAHELVHWQRGDTWLGWLQTIAQGLFWFHPFLWWANGQLRHQRECACDEAVLRREGIAPEPYGEAIVRMLTMLRGRSLVSGSLVGIFEVGTNLQHRLEEIMNYHPLKRRFGWPSRLAIVATAVLLLPMAPGAGDRPAAIAQEAAAPADNAKPKDAHPRMVKSSPPQGATGVDPALKEISVTFDRDMEQGMSWTGGPPLFPPVDKSRQARWADKRTCVLPVKLEAGAFYRLGINSSSHQNFRRKGGAAAAAAAIYFSTKGATEEVERRVRVPAIVSLDPPNGSNDVEPTTASLRVTFSVPMGEGMSWTGGGAEFPKIPVGKTASWSDDGLTCTLPVSLEPEHGYQLGLNSVSHNNFQSKWGVPLEAVVYKFQTGAAAH
- a CDS encoding BlaI/MecI/CopY family transcriptional regulator, with the translated sequence MSSREKPPVALSAAEWEVMKLFWERGPMAARDLYAALPKRRGWAYKTVKTLLSRLVAKEALAYDQVGNSYLYRPAVDREAMTRQEVRGVFQKLASEALSPVLAHFIDEADLSDVEIRELKRRLDEKRSLPGTKRGQERPR